The DNA region CCATACGTTGTAGCGCCAATGCAGCGAATTTTCCCCGAAGCGAGTGCAGGTTTAAGCAGGTTGGAAAGATCCATCGAGCCACCGCTCGTTGCTCCCGCTCCTACGATCGTATGAATCTCGTCAATAAATAAAATAGCCCCTTTCTTAGCTTCAAGTTCATTCAAAATTTCTTTGAGTCGTTTTTCAAAATCCCCTCGGTATTTTGTACCGGAAAGAAGTGCTCCCATATCCAGTGCATACACGGGAGAGCCTTTTAGAATTTCAGGAACGCCTCCTTCGCTAATCTTCTCAGCTAAACCTTCCACAATAGCAGTTTTTCCAACACCGGGTTCACCCACTAAAAGAGGATTATTTTTCTTCCTACGACACAAGACTTGCATGAGCCGTTTCACTTCATCCGCTCTTCCAATCAGAGGATCAATCTGCTTTTGTTTGGCAAGAGCAATAAGATCAATCGTATATTTAGCCAATGCACTCTCTTTTTGATCATCATTGCGTGCATCTTTATTTTGGGGTGCGCTCAGTGCTGTTACTTCTTCAACAATCAAAAGTTTATCAACCCCTTGTTGCAATAACAAAGAGACACAAAAGGCATTGCTTTCATCCATCATCGCAATTAAAAGATCGTACACACTGGCTTCTGACTTGCCTGCACTCTTTACATGTAACATCATTGATTCAATGACGCGAGTCAATGCCACCGTTTCTAAAGGCTCATACGTCTCTTCAGTAGGCACAATCTGAGGATTCGCCACAAAATACTTTTCCATAGAACGCTGCAAGAAAGTAATACTGAGTCCACAGTTGATCAGAAGCTCAACCACATTCTCATTACTCAACAGAGCAAAAAAGAGATGATCAACGGTGATATACTCATAGCGATGCTTTCTTACAAAAGCTATGGCGTCATTGAAAACAAAATTGAGTTCTTGGTTAACCATAATCTACTCCTTTTTTACCTGATAATGTGCATTCGCAGAATAAAATGAATCATTCTGCTTCCATAATAGCACGCAGAGGAAAGTGCTCCTCTTTGGCCATTTTTCGGACATACTCTACTTTTGTCTCCGCAATTTCATACGTATAAATGCCACAAAGACCTTTGCCTTGTTCATGCACACTGAGCATAATTTCGCTGGCCTTTTCAAAACTATGATGAAAGATTTGCATCAAAACTTTGATCACAAATTCCATACTACTGTAGTCGTCATTGAGCAATAGAACTTTATACAGTTGTGGTTCTTTGAGTTCTATCGCATCAAGCGTTTCGTTTTGAAAATCCCCTTCGAAATGGTGCATGTAAAGCCTCTATTGTGCCGTAAGTTTATCGATATCTTTTTGGATAATATCCAAATCTACTTTTCCAAGATAAAATTTATTATCTGGATTTTTACCATAAATATCCGTAACATTTTGATACTTTCCATCTTTTAACACGACTTTAAACGGTACTTGCAAGGTTTCTTTATATTTAATGTCTTGCAAAATCGTCTCAACCAATTTTTTATTTTTGGGTGAATTGGTAATAAAATAATAGGCATTGTACTTCGCTGCAAAATTCTCCACAACATACTCATCACTGACATCTTCAAAAAAGTTAAGACCAATCAGCATAACACCATCACCATTTTGAAGTTGAAAATCCATCAAAGAGGGTGCTTCTTCCTGACATGGGGCACAAAATGTACCAAAAATATCAATCAATACAACCTTGTTTTCGTCATCTTCAAGCACAAAACCACCATTCTTGCGAAGCAGTGTCAATTTTGCACCCGAAACGCTTTTAAGCTCAACTTTGTCACCATCTTTGTAAGTCTCTTTTACTGTTGATACGCTTGATGATTCAGATCCACATCCTGTAAACAAAAGCAGTGTTGCGATTATGATTGAACTGATTAACTTTTTCATACGTTTCCCCATATAACTTTTGGTTTATTCTACTTTATTTAGATAAATAATATGTAAACTACTCTTTGTAAGCATAATTCTTGATCGCCGTTTTAGCTTCTCTTTGCGCATCTTTCTCTTTCAAGCTCTCACGTTTATCATGCTCATTTTTTCCACGCGCTAAGGCAATCTCAATTTTTGCAAGATTTTTGCTATTAAAATAAATTGCCAATGGCACAATCGTTAAGCCATCTTTGGCCACTTTCATATCCCATTTACGTAACTGCTTCATATGCAGAAGCAATTTACGAGGAGCCCTCTCATTGGGAGCATAGTTTAGATTGGCCGTTGAAAGGTGCGAAATATGCGCATTGAGTAAAAATGCTTCCCCTTTAATAATCTTGACAAACGAATCTTTCAGATTCACTCTGCCTTGACGAATGGCCTTTACTTCACTACCTTGAAGCACAATACCCGCTTCAAGCTTCTCTAAAATTTCATAATCATGGAACGCTTTTTTATTGCGTGCGACGGGTTCACCCATTAAAGTACCTCTTTAAGTCTAAAAAAACTACTTCCACTGCCACTAAAAAACCACCCTTTTTTAGCATAATTGCTAAGCTCTGGGTAGGCCTTAAGAGACGCTGGAAAAAGATCGTTGAGTTGTTCCTTAGAAAAACGGCTCAACAATTCGGGACTTTTAAGTACAACCATTTTCGAAGCTAACGCTTGATCCATTGATTGCAAGAAATATTCCCTATAGGTTTTATACACCAACGCTGTATTACAGGCAACTGCGGGTGTAAAAACTTCAATGTCAAGTGCGTTTTCATCAAACGTCTCAACAATTTCACCAATACCACTGACATTGGCACTCTCATAACCTGAGGCAAAAAAAGCAACATCGGCGCCCACTTCGCTTCCAAGGCGCATCATTGCTTCTCTATCAAGCCCTAAACTGGCAGTCTCATTGAGCATTTTCAAGAATGTGGCACTATCGCTACTA from Sulfurospirillum diekertiae includes:
- a CDS encoding ATP-dependent Clp protease adaptor ClpS, producing MHHFEGDFQNETLDAIELKEPQLYKVLLLNDDYSSMEFVIKVLMQIFHHSFEKASEIMLSVHEQGKGLCGIYTYEIAETKVEYVRKMAKEEHFPLRAIMEAE
- a CDS encoding TlpA disulfide reductase family protein, yielding MKKLISSIIIATLLLFTGCGSESSSVSTVKETYKDGDKVELKSVSGAKLTLLRKNGGFVLEDDENKVVLIDIFGTFCAPCQEEAPSLMDFQLQNGDGVMLIGLNFFEDVSDEYVVENFAAKYNAYYFITNSPKNKKLVETILQDIKYKETLQVPFKVVLKDGKYQNVTDIYGKNPDNKFYLGKVDLDIIQKDIDKLTAQ
- the smpB gene encoding SsrA-binding protein SmpB yields the protein MGEPVARNKKAFHDYEILEKLEAGIVLQGSEVKAIRQGRVNLKDSFVKIIKGEAFLLNAHISHLSTANLNYAPNERAPRKLLLHMKQLRKWDMKVAKDGLTIVPLAIYFNSKNLAKIEIALARGKNEHDKRESLKEKDAQREAKTAIKNYAYKE
- a CDS encoding 4-(cytidine 5'-diphospho)-2-C-methyl-D-erythritol kinase, whose translation is MQYQAHAKVNIFLKIVGTRGHYHELLSRFMLVPSLFDTLSFVPKKSAQPFELVGDFNCPLEHNTLYRTFMVLKEHGYDQKVEQVMKDFALHVKKNIPTGSGLGGGSSDSATFLKMLNETASLGLDREAMMRLGSEVGADVAFFASGYESANVSGIGEIVETFDENALDIEVFTPAVACNTALVYKTYREYFLQSMDQALASKMVVLKSPELLSRFSKEQLNDLFPASLKAYPELSNYAKKGWFFSGSGSSFFRLKEVL